CAGTGCCTCTGATGCGCAAGGGTCCGCCCAAACCGGCGGACGCCGTCGCCCGGATCAAACCCGATTCGGGCTTTCACGTAATGCGCGACGCGTTCGACATCGGCGACGCGTTGACGACGCTCGCACTCACCGGCGAGCCCGTGACCGTCTATCCGCGCGGCCAGGACATGGTCATGGCGCGCATCGACAGCGTCGATCCGGAGGGCAAGGTCTTCACGCTGGACCTCGCCGAACACGGCGTGGCGCTGCAAGACAAGACCGTGTTCGTCGCGGCGCTGGGCAGCAATGCCAAGGTCCAGTTCGAGCTCGACGCGGCCCCGGCCGCCGTGCCCGACCGGCCTGACCTCCTGCAATTCCCCCTGCCGGACGTCTGTCTCGTGCTGAACCGGCGCGCCGAGCCGCGCCTCGAATCGCCGGTGGGCATGAATTACGGCGCCCGTTTCACGATGCTGGGCAAGGTGTTCGAGATGCCGCTGTACGATTTTTCGCGCGGGGGCGTCGGCCTGCGCGCGACGCCGGAACAGGCGCTCGAACTGTATGTGGGCAAGAAACTGGATGGCGTCGTGCTGGAGATGGGATCGTCGCTCGTCATCACGGCCGACCTCGAAGTCCGCCTGCTGCGGCCGTTCCGCACCTTCCTCCTGGGCCAGCAGGTGCAGGTGGGCTGCCGCATCTCGAACATGTCGATGCAGATGCGCCAGTCGCTCGAGCGAGCCGTGGACAAGGTGCAGAAGCGGCGCTGAACGGTTACGCGGTACCGATAGCGACACCCGTCGTCCCCGCGAAAGCGGGAACCCATGCTGACCTGTCGGAGTTGAGTCGTCTGAGCAACCGTTACGACGTCGGAAACTCAGTATGGATTCCCGCCTGCGCGGGAATGACGCTTATGCCGCCACGTTTTGCGCCCACGCCAGCGCCGACAAATGCGCCTTGTTGACGTCATGCGGGCTGATGTCCAGCGACGCCGCCAGCGACGCCACGAGGTCGGAATTCAACTCGCACGCCTCCGCCAGCGCCAAGTACGGCCCGTAGGTGCCCTCGCGCCCGAGCAGCGCCTGCACGACCTGTTCCGGCAGCTGGATCGTGTCCAGCACTTCCTTCATCGGCAACCCCAGCAGGCGGTCGAGCAACGAGAACATGCCGGCCACGAACAGGTGCTCGCCTTCGCCGCGGGCCAGGTGCGTCTGGCCGAGCAGCTCGCACAGGCGCGCACGCACGACGGCCGTTTCCATCAGCACGGGCGAGTAGCCGCTCGCGCTCGCGGTGGCCAGCAACAGGACGAGCCAGCGGTACAGCGGCGCATAACCCAGCATCGCGATGGCCTGGCGCAGCGACTGGATCTCGCGGCCCGAACCGAAGCCGGCCGAGTTGATGAAGCGCAGGAGTTTATAGATCAGCGCCGGATCGCGCTTGAGCACGGCCTCGATCTTCGGCACGTCCTCGTTGTTCTGCACCATCTGCATCAGTTGCAGGATGATGGTCTGGGCCGGGTTCATGCCCTTGACCGGGTTGCCCGGGCGCGGCGTCAGGTGCAGCTTGCCGACGAAGGCGTCCAGGCCCAGCGCGGCGCAGGCATCGAAATCCGGCCACGTCGCGACGGGCCGCCCGACGAGGCGCAGCGCCGACTGCTTCGCAAGCGCGTACGCGCGCGCCTGGGCGGCCACGTCGGTACCGGTGAAGCGCACTTCGGCGTAGGACGCGAACGGCGTGAGGTTCTTGCCCAGCAGGGCTGGGTCGGCGCCGCGGATCGAGATGCCGACGCCGCCCGCGCGCAAGGCTTGCACGGCGGCGCGGGTATCGGCGTTGGCGAGGTCGCGTACGCGCAGCGACAACACGGTGCGTTCCGGCGGCAGCGCGTGCAGCGCATCCAGCGACAACATGGCCGGCACGGCGTCGAGGAACAGGATCTTGTCGCGCAGCAGCCAGCCCTGCTCCTCGTCGACCACGTGTTCGGCCACGAAGGCGACGAGGCTTTCGAGGTCGGCGTCGCCGACGGTCTGGCCGTCGCGCTGTTGCCAACCGAGTTCGTAGCCGATCACGCGCTGCTTGGGATCGAGCAGGGGTTCGCGGACGATGAAATTAGTCTGGTACATGGTTTTGTAACGATCCCAAGGTGAAACGAGACGGCGGCGGCGGTACGTACCGCCGCGGCGGGATCAGAAACCGAGACTGTCCAGCAGGTCGTCGACCTGGCCCTGGTCGGCCACGATTTCGGTGTTGCCTTCCGGATTGATCTGCGGACCGTTCAGCAGGCCATTGTCGAGCTCGCGCTTGATTTCGCTCGGGGCGAAATCGACGAGCACCTGCACCAGCTGTTTTTCCAGGTTCTGGGCGATGCCCGTGATGCGTGAAATCACCTGGCCGGTCAGGTCCTGGAAGTCCTGGGCCATCATGATGTCCATCAAATGACCTTTGGTGGCGGTGGCCGCATTGCGCGATTCGGCCAGGCTGGCCACGGTGCGCTCGGCGAGCTCGCGCCATGCACTGTCGCCATTGCCCGGTTCGGCCAGCAGGGCCTGCCAGGAACGGGTCAGTTCAGCGGCACGGTCGTCGATGCCGTCCTGCAGCGGATTGGCCGCATCGGTCGCGTCGAGCACACGCTTGGCCGATTGCTCGGACAGCCGGGCCACGTAATCGAGGCGGTCGCGGGCATCGGGGATGTCGCTGGCCGCCTTTTCGATCAGTTTGTCCAGGCCGAGCCCGCGCAGGCTTTCGTGCAGCGCGCGGGTCATATGTCCGATCCGGCTCAGGACCTCGTCGGGCGAGGTCGAGTCGGCAGTGTACTCGGTCATTTATGCGGCCTTTTCCATCTTTTCGAAAATCTTGTTCAGCTTTTCGTCCAGCGTGGCCGCGGTGAACGGCTTCACGACGTAGCCGTTGGCGCCGGCTTGCGCCGCCGCGATGATGTTTTCCTTCTTGGCTTCGGCGGTCACCATCAGCACCGGCAGCTTGGCCAGTGCGGGATCGGCACGAATATTCTGCAGCATGGTCAGGCCGTCCATGTTCGGCATGTTCCAGTCCGACACGACGAAATCGAACTGTTCGCTGCGCAGCTTGGCCAGTGCCTGGACACCGTCTTCCGCTTCGTCGACATTGCCGTAACCCAGTTCTTTCAGCAGATTTTTGACGATGCGTCGCATCGTCGAAAAATCGTCAACAACCAGGAAACGCATCTTAGGATCAGCCATGAAATACTCCGTTGTTTCTTAACTCTATGATGGGGCGCGCATACTACGCAGCCCCTAGTGTATATGTTGGTAGGTTCGGCACTGCGAATACAAGCTAAAGCATAGCATTTTTGTTGCTCTACGGCGATAAAACCGCAGTGAATGCACCGTATGCGGATCAAACGCGCAACGCACGGCCTCCGTGGGTTGCCAGATGGTCAAGCACGAGGCCCGGCAATGCCGTCAACGGGGCCACCTCGTGGGAGGCGCCGATGGCGATCGCTTCGCGCGGCATGCCGAACACGACGCACGACGCTTCATCCTGGGCGAAATTGTAGGCGCCCGCGTTCTTCATCTCCAGCATGCCTTGCGCGCCGTCCTTGCCCATGCCCGTCAGGATCACGCCGACGGCGTTCTTGCCGGCCGCCTGGGCCGCCGAGCGGAACAGGACGTCCACGGACGGACGATGACGGTTGACCGGTTCGGACTGCTCGATCTTCGTCATGTAGTTCGCGCCCGAACGCGTCAGCAACAGGTGGGAGTGGCCCGGCGCGATGTAGGCGTGCCCCGGCAGCACGCGTTCGTTGCCCGCGGACTCGACGACGCTGATCTTGCACAGGGAGTCGAGGCGGCGCGCAAACGACGTGGTGAAACCTTCCGGCATATGCTGGGCGATCAGGATGCCGGGGCAGTCGGACGGCATCTGCATGAGGAATTCGCGGATCGCTTCCGTGCCGCCCGTCGAGGCGCCGATGATGATCAGCTTTTCCGATGACGTCAGCGGGCTGCGCAGCTGCGGCAGTTGCGTGGGGGCGCCGGCCGCGGCGGTCTGCAGGGTGCGCGCCTTGACGCGGGCACGCGCCGTCGCGCGGATCTTGTCGGCGATCAGCTCCGTGTACTCGCGCATGCCGCTCTGGATCGAGATCTTGGGTTTGGTCACGAAATCGACGGCGCCCAGTTCCAGCGCGCGCATCGTGATTTCGGAGCCGCGCTCCGTCAGCGACGACACCATCAGCACCGGCATCGGGCGCAGACGCATCAGCTTTTCGAGGAAGTCGAGGCCGTCCATCTTCGGCATCTCGACGTCCAGCGTGAGCACGTCCGGGTTCGTGCGCTTGATCAGGTCGCGCGCGACGAGCGGATCGGGGGCGACGCCGACGACCTCCATGTCAGGCTGCGAGTTGACGATTTCCGTCATCACGCTGCGGATCAGGGCGGAATCGTCGACGATCACCACTTTGATCTTCGTCATCGTATTGAAGCTCATTCTTTGCCTTTCTTGTCAGAACAGGTCGACGGCGCCGGCGACCGGCGTGACCTTGAGGCGGCTGGCGTAATCGAGTTCGCGCTTCGCCAGCGTGTCGTTATGGGTCTGCATCAGCTTCTTGACGAGTACCTTGCCGGTGCGCGGGAAAAAATACACCTTGCGCGGGTAAATGTCGTTCAAATCCTCTGCCAGCACGGGAATCCGTTCCGTCTTGAGGAAGTTGATGACGAACGCGGCATTGCGTTCGCCCACGTTCATCGCGGAGAAGCCGCGCAGCACGGCGCCGCCGCCGAAGACCTTCGCTTCCAGGTTTTCGCGGCGCGCGCCGGACTTGAGCAGGTCGTTGATCAGCACCTCCATCGCATACGTTCCGTAGCGCATCGACGCCGAGACCGGGTTGCCCGGGTCGCCGCCGTCCGGCAGCATGAAATGGTTCATGCCACCCAGGCCCTTGACGCGGTCGCGGATGCACGCGGACACGCACGAGCCGAGCACCGTCACGATCAGCATGTCCTTCTCGGTGTAGTAGTACTCGCCGGGGAGGATCTTGGCCGCGTCGCAATCGAAGGTGCGGTCGTAATAGACGTTGGTGGCGAAATGGCTGTTCGTTTCCATGTTCCGATCGGGGCGTCAGCCGTGGTTCAATTCGTAGACCGTCTTGCCGCGCAGGCGCAGCGAGTCGGAGACGTACAGGAAGTTCTCGGAATGGCCGGCGAACAGCAGCGAATCGGGCTTCATCAGCGGCACGAAGCGCGACAGGATCTTGCGCTGCGTGGACTTGTCGAAGTAGATCATCACGTTGCGGCAGAAGATCGCGTCGAACGGGCCCTTGAGGTCCCAGCCGTCGGCCAGCAGGTTGAGCTGGCGGAACGTGATCAGCTGGCGCAGTTCCGGGCGCACGCGCACGAGGCCCTCCTGGGCCCCCTTCCCTTTCAGGAAAAAGCGGCGCAGGCGCGCCTGGTCCATCTTGTCGACGCGCTCGAGCGGATAGACGCCGGCGCTGGCCGTGGCCAGCACGTTCGTGTCGATGTCGGTGGCGACGATCTGCACCGGCG
This genomic stretch from Massilia putida harbors:
- a CDS encoding flagellar brake protein; translated protein: MTDLSVPLMRKGPPKPADAVARIKPDSGFHVMRDAFDIGDALTTLALTGEPVTVYPRGQDMVMARIDSVDPEGKVFTLDLAEHGVALQDKTVFVAALGSNAKVQFELDAAPAAVPDRPDLLQFPLPDVCLVLNRRAEPRLESPVGMNYGARFTMLGKVFEMPLYDFSRGGVGLRATPEQALELYVGKKLDGVVLEMGSSLVITADLEVRLLRPFRTFLLGQQVQVGCRISNMSMQMRQSLERAVDKVQKRR
- the cheD gene encoding chemoreceptor glutamine deamidase CheD; translated protein: METNSHFATNVYYDRTFDCDAAKILPGEYYYTEKDMLIVTVLGSCVSACIRDRVKGLGGMNHFMLPDGGDPGNPVSASMRYGTYAMEVLINDLLKSGARRENLEAKVFGGGAVLRGFSAMNVGERNAAFVINFLKTERIPVLAEDLNDIYPRKVYFFPRTGKVLVKKLMQTHNDTLAKRELDYASRLKVTPVAGAVDLF
- the cheY gene encoding chemotaxis response regulator CheY, producing MADPKMRFLVVDDFSTMRRIVKNLLKELGYGNVDEAEDGVQALAKLRSEQFDFVVSDWNMPNMDGLTMLQNIRADPALAKLPVLMVTAEAKKENIIAAAQAGANGYVVKPFTAATLDEKLNKIFEKMEKAA
- a CDS encoding protein-glutamate methylesterase/protein-glutamine glutaminase; amino-acid sequence: MTKIKVVIVDDSALIRSVMTEIVNSQPDMEVVGVAPDPLVARDLIKRTNPDVLTLDVEMPKMDGLDFLEKLMRLRPMPVLMVSSLTERGSEITMRALELGAVDFVTKPKISIQSGMREYTELIADKIRATARARVKARTLQTAAAGAPTQLPQLRSPLTSSEKLIIIGASTGGTEAIREFLMQMPSDCPGILIAQHMPEGFTTSFARRLDSLCKISVVESAGNERVLPGHAYIAPGHSHLLLTRSGANYMTKIEQSEPVNRHRPSVDVLFRSAAQAAGKNAVGVILTGMGKDGAQGMLEMKNAGAYNFAQDEASCVVFGMPREAIAIGASHEVAPLTALPGLVLDHLATHGGRALRV
- the cheZ gene encoding protein phosphatase CheZ — its product is MTEYTADSTSPDEVLSRIGHMTRALHESLRGLGLDKLIEKAASDIPDARDRLDYVARLSEQSAKRVLDATDAANPLQDGIDDRAAELTRSWQALLAEPGNGDSAWRELAERTVASLAESRNAATATKGHLMDIMMAQDFQDLTGQVISRITGIAQNLEKQLVQVLVDFAPSEIKRELDNGLLNGPQINPEGNTEIVADQGQVDDLLDSLGF
- a CDS encoding EAL and HDOD domain-containing protein — encoded protein: MYQTNFIVREPLLDPKQRVIGYELGWQQRDGQTVGDADLESLVAFVAEHVVDEEQGWLLRDKILFLDAVPAMLSLDALHALPPERTVLSLRVRDLANADTRAAVQALRAGGVGISIRGADPALLGKNLTPFASYAEVRFTGTDVAAQARAYALAKQSALRLVGRPVATWPDFDACAALGLDAFVGKLHLTPRPGNPVKGMNPAQTIILQLMQMVQNNEDVPKIEAVLKRDPALIYKLLRFINSAGFGSGREIQSLRQAIAMLGYAPLYRWLVLLLATASASGYSPVLMETAVVRARLCELLGQTHLARGEGEHLFVAGMFSLLDRLLGLPMKEVLDTIQLPEQVVQALLGREGTYGPYLALAEACELNSDLVASLAASLDISPHDVNKAHLSALAWAQNVAA